In one window of Cydia pomonella isolate Wapato2018A chromosome 16, ilCydPomo1, whole genome shotgun sequence DNA:
- the LOC133526670 gene encoding basic juvenile hormone-suppressible protein 2-like → MRVTVLLVLGLAAMAMAREIDDNVTVKTDVKEKQTFILKLLNHVTEPCMYKEIVDIAKTFKIEQSVDLYTKTDVHKHFVKMLKYGVLPRGEVFTLHVDRQLDEVVTMFHMLYYAKDFETFIKTACWMRCYMNEGMFVYALTVACRHREDCRGIILPPPYEIYPYYFVRADVIQKAYMLKMKRGLIDHKLCDFYGIKKTDKDVYIIDENVYDKRVYLNHDDKLRYFTEDIDLNTYYYYFHVDHPFWMKDTIFDKYKTRRCELTLYIYQQILARYYLERLSNGLGEIKTLSWHKPIRKGYWPWLKLHNGVFIPNRMNNYVIVRDDNVDIVTLAQTYERIIREAIVKGHIEINGKRLELTKTEDIETLGKLIYGKIDKDVTTNVVDKDRVEAYRYLLIVMKACLGLNVFTSDKYFVVPSILDQYQTALRDPVFYKLQKRLVNIMILFKNRLPCYTKEHLLFPGVKIDNIAVDKLVTYFDDYLMDITNAVTLTDEEMKKTKSDMVFMVRKRRLNHQPFKVTVDVLSDKAVDCVVRIFLGPKEDHLHRLIDINRNRLNMVELDSFLYKLNNGKNTIIRDSREMHNLVRDRMMTRDLWKKIDGLTDMRDFLVKDLRNYMTGFPTRLLLPKGHVGGMKMVLYCIITPLRLVDNMDLTLLDTNRKDLVMDFRSTVLLDKMPLGFPFDRHIDVTKFFTPNMKFVNVRIFHKKLECDMKTRWNRWVLKHYDMVHMTSIDDDKVFVDADLNTHVDRDVHLVDVDF, encoded by the exons ATGAGGGTGACGGTGCTATTGGTACTCGGCCTGGCCGCCATGGCCATGGCTAGAGAGATAGACGACAATGTGACTG TCAAAACTGACGTTAAAGAGAAACAGACATTTATTCTCAAGCTGCTAAACCATGTCACGGAACCCTGCATGTACAAGGAAATCGTGGATATCGCCAAAACGTTCAAAATTGAGCAAAGCGTTGACTTATACACC AAAACCGATGTTCACAAACATTTTGTAAAAATGCTCAAATATGGCGTGCTCCCTCGAGGCGAAGTTTTCACGCTCCACGTCGACCGTCAGCTTGACGAAGTAGTAACCATGTTCCACATGCTCTACTACGCCAAAGACTTTGAGACCTTCATCAAGACCGCCTGTTGGATGCGTTGTTACATGAACGAGGGCATGTTTGTCTACGCTCTTACTGTTGCTTGCAGACACCGTGAGGACTGCAGGGGCATCATTCTGCCTCCTCCCTACGAAATATATCCTTATTACTTTGTGCGCGCAGATGTTATCCAGAAGGCGTACATGCTGAAAATGAAGAGAGGACTTATTGATCACAAGCTGTGTGACTTCTATGGCATCAAAAAGACTGACAAAGACGTTTACATAATCGATGAGAACGTCTACGACAAACGAGTGTACCTTAATCACGATGACAAGCTGAGATACTTTACTGAAGACATTGACCTAAatacctactactactacttccaCGTCGATCATCCATTCTGGATGAAGGACactatttttgacaaatataaGACCAGGCGTTGCGAACTGACTCTATATATTTACCAGCAAATCTTGGCTAGGTACTATCTTGAGAGATTATCCAATGGATTGGGAGAAATTAAAACTCTGTCGTGGCATAAGCCCATCAGAAAGGGATACTGGCCTTGGCTGAAATTGCACAACGGTGTGTTCATTCCTAATAGGATGAACAACTACGTTATTGTTCGCGACGATAACGTTGATATTGTAACTCTAGCTCAGACCTACGAGAGGATCATCAGAGAGGCTATTGTTAAAGGACACATCGAA atCAACGGCAAGAGGTTGGAACTGACGAAAACTGAGGATATTGAAACTCTGGGAAAACTTATCTACGGAAAAATCGACAAGGACGTAACCACTAATGTAGTTGATAAGGACCGTGTTGAAGCCTACCGTTACCTGCTCATCGTCATGAAGGCCTGCCTTGGACTTAACGTTTTCACATCAGACAA GTACTTTGTCGTGCCCTCAATCTTGGACCAATACCAGACGGCTTTGCGTGATCCCGTCTTCTACAAGCTCCAAAAACGCCTAGTGAACATCATGATTTTGTTCAAAAATCGTCTGCCTTGTTACACCAAAGAGCACCTTCTGTTCCCCGGTGTTAAGATCGATAATATTGCAGTGGACAAGCTTGTCACCTACTTCGACGACTACCTTATGGATATAACCAACGCCGTTACTTTAACTGAcgaagaaatgaaaaaaacaaaatcCGACATGGTCTTCATGGTTCGCAAACGCCGCCTGAACCATCAACCCTTCAAAGTGACCGTCGATGTCTTGTCTGACAAAGCAGTCGACTGTGTTGTGAGAATATTCCTGGGACCCAAGGAAGACCACTTACACCGACTGATTGACATCAACAGAAACCGTCTTAATATGGTTGAGCTTGATTCTTTTTTGTACAAACTGAACAACGGCAAGAACACCATTATCAGAGATTCCAGGGAGATGCATAACCTCGTGCGCGACCGTATGATGACTCGTGACTTGTGGAAGAAGATTGATGGCCTGACTGACATGCGTGATTTCTTGGTAAAGGACCTAAGAAACTACATGACAGGCTTCCCAACTAGGCTACTTTTGCCCAAGGGTCATGTTGGAGGCATGAAGATGGTGCTGTATTGTATTATCACACCGTTGAGACTGGTTGATAATATGGATCTGACACTCTTGGACACTAACCGCAAAGACCTGGTTATGGACTTTAGATCAACTGTCCTTCTCGACAAAATGCCGCTTGGTTTCCCCTTCGATCGTCATATTGATGTAACTAAGTTCTTTACGCCCAACATGAAGTTTGTGAATGTCAGGATTTTCCACAAAAAACTGGAATGTGACATGAAGACTCGTTGGAACCGATGGGTTCTTAAGCACTACGATATGGTACATATGACATCTATCGACGACGACAAGGTGTTCGTGGATGCCGACCTCAACACTCACGTCGACCGTGATGTGCACCTGGTTGACGTCGATTTTTGA